One window of Thermocoleostomius sinensis A174 genomic DNA carries:
- the rpsT gene encoding 30S ribosomal protein S20, producing MANIKSAIKRIEIAERNRLHNKSYKSAVKTLTKRYLTAVNAYSANPSPEALQNVQQRMAVAYSKIDKAVKRGVLHPNTGARKKSQLARVLKAVESKISAAS from the coding sequence GTGGCAAACATCAAGTCTGCAATCAAGCGCATTGAGATCGCAGAGCGTAACCGCCTGCACAACAAATCCTATAAGTCGGCTGTTAAAACCCTGACGAAGCGATATCTAACTGCTGTGAATGCCTATTCTGCCAACCCTTCCCCCGAAGCATTGCAGAATGTTCAACAGCGTATGGCTGTGGCATACAGCAAAATTGACAAGGCCGTGAAGCGCGGGGTGCTTCATCCCAACACTGGTGCTCGCAAGAAATCTCAATTGGCCCGAGTCCTAAAAGCAGTTGAGTCAAAAATCAGTGCGGCTTCTTGA
- the hisD gene encoding histidinol dehydrogenase, whose amino-acid sequence MLRIITQRAEALTELRRICDRTHDDQVVHKEATVREVLQAIKRQGDRAILHYTEEYDQIVLAPEELRISGSELEAAYHQVSSDLLEAIRLACRQVEAFHRQRVPKSWVQFGDDEVVLGKRYTPVDRAGLYVPGGRAAYPSTVIMNAIPAKVAKVPRIVVTTPPGPDKAVNPAVLVAAQEAGVQEIYRIGGAQAIGALAYGTETVPKVDVITGPGNIYVTLAKKLVYGTVGIDSLAGPSEVLIIADGRANPVHVAADMLAQAEHDPLAAAILLTTDSGLAMKVVSEVKQQLLNHPRKVLTEKSIAHYGLVVVVDSLEAAAELSNEFAPEHLELEVADPWSLLANIRHAGAIFLGNSTPEAVGDYLAGPNHTLPTSGSARYASALGVETFMKHSSLIQYSPQALHRVAQAVDTLATAEGLPSHADSVRLRVRGQLESDD is encoded by the coding sequence ATGCTGCGAATTATTACTCAGCGGGCTGAGGCACTCACCGAACTTCGGCGGATTTGTGATCGCACTCATGATGATCAAGTTGTTCATAAAGAAGCAACGGTTCGCGAAGTGCTGCAAGCGATCAAGCGGCAAGGCGATCGGGCAATACTGCACTATACCGAAGAATATGATCAAATTGTGCTTGCGCCAGAGGAACTCCGCATTAGTGGTTCGGAACTAGAAGCGGCCTATCACCAGGTTTCCTCTGATTTATTAGAAGCCATTCGCTTGGCTTGTCGCCAGGTAGAAGCGTTTCATCGCCAGCGAGTCCCCAAAAGCTGGGTGCAGTTTGGGGATGATGAGGTGGTGTTAGGAAAGCGCTATACGCCAGTCGATCGGGCTGGATTATACGTGCCGGGAGGACGAGCGGCCTACCCCAGTACGGTGATCATGAACGCCATTCCGGCCAAAGTGGCAAAAGTACCTCGAATTGTGGTTACTACACCGCCGGGGCCTGACAAAGCCGTGAATCCGGCTGTTTTGGTGGCGGCTCAGGAAGCAGGGGTGCAGGAAATTTATCGGATTGGAGGAGCGCAGGCGATCGGAGCACTGGCCTACGGCACTGAAACGGTTCCGAAGGTAGATGTGATTACGGGTCCGGGTAATATCTACGTCACGCTAGCCAAAAAGCTGGTGTATGGCACGGTGGGGATCGATTCTCTGGCAGGCCCCTCTGAAGTGCTGATTATTGCCGATGGACGCGCTAACCCAGTGCATGTAGCGGCTGATATGTTGGCCCAAGCTGAGCACGATCCGCTAGCAGCAGCGATTTTGTTGACCACCGATTCGGGGCTAGCGATGAAAGTGGTTTCGGAAGTGAAGCAACAACTGCTCAATCATCCGCGCAAAGTCCTAACCGAGAAGTCGATCGCGCACTATGGGCTAGTTGTGGTAGTAGACTCGTTAGAAGCAGCAGCAGAATTGAGCAACGAATTTGCTCCTGAACATCTGGAGCTAGAAGTGGCAGACCCGTGGAGCCTGCTGGCAAACATTCGCCACGCTGGGGCGATTTTTCTCGGTAACTCCACTCCTGAAGCGGTAGGCGATTACTTGGCTGGCCCCAACCATACCTTGCCTACCTCTGGATCTGCCCGTTATGCCTCGGCGTTGGGAGTTGAAACCTTTATGAAGCATTCCAGCTTAATTCAATATTCCCCGCAGGCGCTGCATCGAGTGGCCCAAGCTGTAGATACGTTAGCAACGGCTGAAGGATTGCCTTCTCATGCCGACTCTGTGCGCCTACGAGTTCGAGGTCAACTAGAATCTGATGATTGA
- a CDS encoding DNA-directed RNA polymerase subunit gamma: MPKLEQRFDYVKIGLASPDRIRQWGERTLPNGMVVGEVTKPETINYRTLKPEMDGLFCERIFGPAKDWECHCGKYKRVRHRGIVCERCGVEVTESRVRRHRMGYIKLAAPVAHVWYLKGIPSYMSILLDMPLRDVEQIVYFNSYVVLNPGNAENLSYKQLLTEDQWIEIEDQLYSEDSQLIGVEVGIGAEALQQLLQDLDLEKEAEVLREDIANSKGQKRAKLIKRLRVIDNFIATQSKPDWMILEVIPVIPPDLRPMVQLDGGRFATSDLNDLYRRVINRNNRLARLQEILAPEIIVRNEKRMLQEAVDALIDNGRRGRTVVGANNRPLKSLSDIIEGKQGRFRQNLLGKRVDYSGRSVIVVGPPLKIHQCGLPKEMAIELFQPFVIHRLIKQGLVNNIKAAKKMIQRNDAQIWDVLEEVIDGHPVMLNRAPTLHRLGIQAFEPILVEGRAIQIHPLVCTAFNADFDGDQMAVHVPLSLEAQAEARLLMLASNNVLSPATGRPIITPSQDMVLGCYYLTAENPDATKGAGRYFANLEDAIIAYDQGQVDIHSFIWVRFDGEVESDEPDNEPIEVQTFDDGMVTKLYKYRRVREDANGNLISQYIKTTPGRIIYNRTVYDALMT; encoded by the coding sequence ATGCCAAAGCTAGAACAGCGATTTGACTATGTCAAGATTGGTCTGGCCTCTCCCGATCGCATTCGTCAGTGGGGAGAGCGGACGTTGCCAAATGGCATGGTGGTGGGTGAAGTCACCAAACCTGAAACCATTAACTACCGGACATTGAAGCCGGAAATGGATGGGTTATTTTGTGAGCGTATTTTTGGCCCAGCCAAGGATTGGGAATGTCACTGTGGTAAGTATAAGCGGGTACGCCATCGGGGCATTGTTTGCGAACGCTGTGGCGTGGAAGTCACTGAGTCTCGCGTGCGCCGCCATCGCATGGGTTATATCAAGCTAGCGGCTCCCGTTGCCCATGTTTGGTATCTAAAAGGCATTCCCAGTTATATGTCCATTCTATTGGACATGCCATTAAGGGATGTGGAACAGATTGTCTATTTCAACTCCTATGTAGTGCTTAATCCGGGTAATGCCGAGAATCTTAGCTATAAACAACTGCTGACCGAAGATCAGTGGATTGAGATTGAAGATCAGCTATACAGCGAGGATTCGCAACTCATTGGGGTTGAAGTTGGCATCGGTGCTGAAGCGCTGCAACAACTTTTGCAAGATCTCGATTTAGAAAAAGAAGCCGAAGTTCTGCGGGAAGACATTGCTAACTCTAAAGGACAGAAGCGAGCGAAGTTGATTAAGCGACTGCGGGTGATTGATAACTTCATTGCCACACAGTCAAAGCCAGATTGGATGATTCTGGAAGTGATCCCCGTGATTCCACCAGATTTGCGCCCAATGGTGCAGCTAGATGGGGGTCGCTTTGCTACCTCGGATCTCAACGATCTCTATCGGCGCGTGATCAACCGTAACAATCGCTTGGCACGACTGCAAGAAATTCTGGCCCCAGAAATCATTGTCCGGAATGAGAAGCGGATGCTGCAAGAAGCGGTAGATGCCTTGATTGATAACGGTCGTCGGGGTCGGACTGTGGTTGGAGCTAACAATCGCCCGCTGAAATCCTTGTCGGACATTATTGAAGGCAAGCAAGGTCGATTCCGGCAAAACCTACTGGGTAAGCGGGTAGACTATTCCGGTCGTTCGGTGATTGTGGTGGGACCTCCCTTAAAGATCCACCAGTGCGGTCTGCCCAAGGAAATGGCGATCGAACTGTTTCAACCCTTCGTCATCCATCGTTTGATCAAGCAGGGCTTGGTGAATAACATCAAGGCCGCTAAAAAAATGATTCAACGCAACGATGCCCAAATTTGGGATGTATTAGAGGAGGTGATTGACGGACACCCGGTGATGTTGAACCGAGCACCAACCCTACACCGCTTGGGCATTCAGGCCTTTGAACCGATTCTAGTAGAAGGTCGCGCCATCCAAATTCACCCATTGGTGTGTACCGCATTCAACGCCGATTTTGACGGTGATCAGATGGCGGTGCATGTGCCGCTGTCGTTGGAAGCCCAAGCCGAGGCCCGCTTGCTGATGCTGGCATCAAACAATGTCCTGTCTCCCGCTACTGGACGCCCCATCATCACTCCGAGTCAAGACATGGTGTTGGGCTGTTATTATCTTACAGCCGAAAATCCTGATGCGACGAAGGGAGCCGGGCGCTATTTTGCCAACCTAGAAGACGCCATCATTGCCTATGACCAAGGGCAAGTAGATATTCATTCCTTTATTTGGGTGCGATTTGACGGCGAGGTGGAAAGCGATGAACCAGATAACGAGCCGATCGAAGTGCAAACCTTCGACGATGGTATGGTGACAAAGCTCTACAAATATCGTCGAGTGCGGGAAGATGCCAACGGCAACCTTATCTCCCAATACATCAAAACAACACCCGGTCGCATCATTTACAACCGGACCGTTTACGATGCCTTGATGACTTAG
- a CDS encoding TatD family hydrolase: MQLIDTHVHLNFDSFQPDLETVAQNWRAAGVVRLVHSCVEPDEFDGIRAIADRFPEVAFAVGLHPLDVAKWDTSMTEQISTLAQSDSRVVAIGEIGLDFYKADDRDQQYTAFWQQLLIARRLDLPVIIHCRDAATEMRDRLQAFWAEHGPVRGVMHCWSGTPEETQWFLDLGFYISFSGIVTFKNATSVQASARMVPSDRLLIETDCPFLSPVPKRNERRNQPAYVRFVADYVAQLRQVSPEQLAFETTANACHLFGLSLPETEKPYLVASPC, translated from the coding sequence ATGCAACTGATTGATACGCACGTTCATCTAAACTTTGATAGCTTTCAACCAGATCTAGAAACGGTTGCGCAAAACTGGCGCGCTGCCGGAGTTGTGCGACTTGTTCATTCCTGTGTTGAACCGGACGAATTTGATGGGATTCGTGCTATTGCCGATCGCTTTCCAGAGGTTGCCTTTGCGGTGGGATTACATCCGTTGGATGTAGCAAAGTGGGACACGTCGATGACCGAGCAAATTTCAACATTGGCTCAGTCTGATTCTAGAGTCGTAGCTATTGGCGAAATTGGCTTGGATTTCTATAAAGCAGATGATCGAGACCAGCAGTACACAGCTTTTTGGCAGCAGTTATTGATTGCTCGGCGTTTGGATCTGCCTGTGATTATTCACTGTCGCGATGCAGCAACCGAGATGCGCGATCGATTGCAAGCCTTTTGGGCAGAGCATGGACCCGTTCGAGGTGTCATGCATTGCTGGAGCGGGACTCCCGAAGAAACTCAATGGTTTCTAGATTTGGGGTTCTATATCAGCTTCAGTGGTATCGTCACCTTTAAGAACGCTACTTCGGTTCAGGCTTCCGCTCGTATGGTACCCAGCGATCGACTGCTAATAGAAACCGATTGCCCATTTCTGTCTCCCGTTCCCAAGCGCAACGAACGGCGCAATCAACCCGCATATGTTCGATTTGTTGCCGACTATGTGGCCCAATTGCGTCAGGTTTCCCCAGAGCAGCTTGCTTTCGAAACCACAGCCAATGCCTGCCATTTGTTTGGGTTGTCATTGCCTGAAACAGAGAAGCCGTATTTAGTGGCTTCACCCTGTTAG
- a CDS encoding universal stress protein yields MFKQILVALDGSELSQQVVQALEQIRVEPDTQVVLAHVLVTVGANPDVAADRPQTDLELIPRQQLETLQRYQDRLPCKSRLEIVTGDPAEEIVRLANIYHTDLIVIGSRGLTGLNRILKGSVSSQVVEDAACSVMVVKPFSVTSSGSVS; encoded by the coding sequence GTGTTTAAACAAATTCTGGTTGCGCTTGATGGATCGGAGTTATCTCAACAGGTTGTTCAAGCCCTAGAGCAAATTCGGGTTGAGCCAGACACGCAGGTGGTATTAGCGCACGTACTAGTGACCGTAGGAGCCAATCCAGACGTGGCAGCCGATCGGCCTCAAACCGATCTAGAACTAATTCCTCGCCAGCAACTCGAAACACTGCAACGATATCAAGATAGGTTGCCCTGTAAAAGTCGATTAGAAATTGTGACGGGCGATCCAGCCGAAGAAATTGTTCGCCTTGCTAATATCTATCACACTGATTTGATTGTGATTGGCAGCCGGGGGTTAACTGGACTCAATCGCATTTTGAAAGGCTCGGTGAGCAGTCAAGTGGTGGAAGATGCGGCCTGCTCTGTGATGGTAGTTAAACCTTTCTCTGTGACAAGTTCCGGCTCTGTAAGTTAG
- the rpoB gene encoding DNA-directed RNA polymerase subunit beta has product MSNLTQAAPIFTLPDLVEIQRASFRWFLEEGLIEELDSFSPITDYTGKLELHFLGKDYKLRRPKYDVDEAKRRDATYAVQMYVPTRLINKETGEIKEQEVFIGDLPLMTDRGTFIINGAERVIVNQIVRSPGVYYKKEIDKNGRSTFNASLIPNRGAWLKFETDKNDLVWVRIDKTRKLSAQVLLKALGLSDGEIFDALRHPEYFQKTIEKEGQFSEEEALMELYRKLRPGEPPTVSGGQQLLDSRFFDPKRYDLGRVGRYKLNKKLRLNVPEATRILTAQDILAAIDYLINLEFDIGSIDDIDHLGNRRVRSVGELLQNQVRVGLNRLERIIRERMTVSDADSLTPASLVNPKPLVAAIKEFFGSSQLSQFMDQTNPLAELTHKRRLSALGPGGLTRERAGFAVRDIHPSHYGRICPIETPEGPNAGLIGSLATHARVNTYGFIETPYHRVENRRVRKDIAPIYMTADEEDDLRVAPGDIPIDENDYILGEQVPVRYRQDFTTTSPEEVDYVAISPVQIISVATSLIPFIEHDDANRALMGSNMQRQAVPLLRPERPLVGTGLEAQAARDSGMVIVNRLDGEVTHVDANRIRVRSVADPDVPGSRDVELEYILQKYQRSNQDTCLNQRPIVFAGDRVMAGQILADGSATEGGELALGQNILVAYMPWEGYNYEDAILICERLVYDDVYTSIHIEKYEIEARQTKLGPEEITREIPNVGEDALRQLDETGIIRIGAWVEAGDILVGKVTPKGESDQPPEEKLLRAIFGEKARDVRDNSLRVPNGEKGRVVDVRVFTREQGDELPPGANMVVRVYVAQKRKIQVGDKMAGRHGNKGIISRILPREDMPYLPDGTPVDIVLNPLGVPSRMNVGQVFECLLGWAGHNLGSRFKMIPFDEMYGEEASRLTTHAKLQEASEKTAQPWLFNPENPGKIQVYDGRTGEPFDRPVTIGKAYMLKLVHLVDDKIHARSTGPYSLVTQQPLGGKAQQGGQRFGEMEVWALEAFGAAYILQELLTVKSDDMQGRNEALNAIVKGKAIPRPGTPESFKVLMRELQSLCLDIAAHKLQTQEDGTSRDVEVDLMADVGTRRTPSRPTYESISREEMEEIEE; this is encoded by the coding sequence ATGAGTAACTTAACCCAAGCTGCACCTATTTTTACCCTACCAGACCTTGTGGAAATTCAGCGAGCTAGCTTCCGCTGGTTCCTTGAAGAAGGGCTGATTGAAGAGCTAGACAGTTTCTCGCCTATCACTGACTATACAGGCAAGTTGGAACTGCATTTCTTAGGAAAAGACTATAAGCTTAGGCGTCCTAAGTATGACGTAGATGAAGCCAAACGTCGAGACGCGACCTATGCGGTGCAGATGTATGTGCCTACTCGCTTGATTAATAAAGAAACAGGTGAGATCAAGGAGCAAGAAGTGTTCATTGGGGATCTCCCCCTCATGACCGATCGCGGCACGTTTATTATCAACGGGGCGGAACGAGTCATCGTCAATCAAATTGTTCGTAGTCCCGGTGTTTACTACAAAAAGGAAATTGACAAGAATGGACGCAGCACCTTCAACGCGAGCTTAATCCCTAACCGAGGTGCTTGGTTGAAGTTTGAAACCGACAAAAATGATTTGGTGTGGGTGCGCATCGATAAAACCCGCAAACTATCAGCCCAAGTGTTGCTCAAAGCTCTCGGTCTCAGTGATGGTGAGATTTTTGATGCCTTGCGCCATCCGGAATATTTCCAAAAAACGATCGAAAAAGAAGGCCAGTTCAGCGAAGAAGAAGCCCTGATGGAGCTATATCGCAAACTGCGCCCGGGTGAACCCCCAACAGTATCAGGCGGTCAACAACTCCTTGATTCACGTTTCTTTGATCCCAAGCGTTACGATTTGGGTCGGGTCGGACGATACAAACTCAACAAGAAGCTGCGGCTGAATGTTCCGGAAGCAACTCGCATTCTTACGGCGCAGGATATCCTAGCGGCGATCGACTACTTAATCAATCTAGAGTTTGACATTGGTAGCATCGATGACATCGATCACCTAGGTAATCGCCGAGTCCGATCGGTGGGTGAGTTGCTGCAAAATCAGGTCAGAGTTGGTTTGAACCGCTTGGAGCGCATTATTCGTGAACGGATGACGGTTTCCGACGCCGATTCGCTCACACCCGCTTCGTTGGTCAACCCCAAGCCGCTGGTGGCTGCGATTAAGGAATTCTTTGGGTCCTCACAGTTGTCGCAGTTTATGGATCAAACGAATCCATTGGCGGAGTTGACCCATAAACGCCGTCTCAGCGCATTGGGACCTGGTGGTTTAACGCGGGAGCGGGCAGGCTTTGCAGTTCGAGATATTCACCCGTCACACTACGGTCGCATTTGCCCGATCGAAACGCCGGAAGGGCCAAATGCCGGACTGATTGGCTCCCTCGCCACCCATGCTCGTGTGAATACGTATGGGTTTATCGAAACTCCCTATCACCGGGTGGAAAATCGTCGGGTTCGCAAGGACATTGCGCCAATTTATATGACTGCCGACGAAGAGGACGATCTGCGCGTGGCTCCAGGCGACATTCCCATTGATGAAAATGATTACATCTTGGGTGAGCAAGTTCCCGTTCGCTATCGTCAGGACTTCACCACCACATCGCCGGAAGAAGTAGACTATGTGGCGATTTCTCCGGTACAAATCATCTCGGTGGCGACCTCGCTAATTCCGTTTATTGAACACGATGACGCCAACCGCGCCTTGATGGGATCGAACATGCAGCGGCAAGCTGTCCCCTTGCTGCGTCCAGAACGTCCTTTGGTGGGAACGGGGCTAGAAGCACAGGCGGCCCGCGACTCAGGTATGGTGATTGTTAATCGGTTGGATGGGGAAGTCACCCATGTGGATGCCAATCGCATTCGGGTTCGATCGGTGGCTGATCCCGATGTGCCGGGTAGTCGGGATGTTGAGTTGGAGTACATCCTCCAGAAATATCAGCGCTCGAACCAAGATACTTGTCTCAATCAGCGCCCGATTGTTTTCGCAGGCGATCGAGTCATGGCCGGACAAATTCTGGCTGATGGGTCTGCAACCGAAGGAGGTGAGTTAGCCTTGGGGCAAAACATCTTGGTAGCCTATATGCCCTGGGAAGGCTACAACTATGAAGATGCCATCCTCATTTGCGAGCGCTTGGTGTATGACGATGTCTACACCTCCATTCACATTGAAAAATACGAAATTGAGGCACGGCAAACCAAGTTAGGGCCTGAAGAAATTACTCGGGAAATTCCTAACGTCGGGGAAGATGCCCTGCGTCAGTTGGATGAAACTGGCATTATCCGCATTGGCGCTTGGGTAGAAGCGGGCGATATCTTGGTGGGCAAAGTAACCCCGAAAGGAGAGTCTGATCAACCACCAGAAGAGAAGCTGCTGCGGGCTATTTTTGGCGAAAAAGCTAGGGATGTGCGAGATAATTCGCTGCGCGTGCCCAACGGTGAGAAAGGACGTGTGGTCGATGTGCGAGTCTTCACGCGGGAGCAGGGCGATGAACTGCCGCCAGGAGCCAACATGGTGGTGCGGGTGTATGTAGCCCAAAAGCGCAAGATTCAGGTGGGTGACAAGATGGCAGGTCGCCACGGCAATAAGGGGATTATCTCCCGAATTTTGCCGCGTGAAGATATGCCCTACCTGCCGGATGGAACCCCGGTAGACATCGTGCTGAATCCGTTGGGAGTTCCCTCTCGGATGAACGTGGGTCAGGTATTCGAGTGTTTGCTGGGTTGGGCGGGTCACAATCTGGGCAGCCGCTTCAAAATGATACCGTTTGATGAAATGTACGGCGAGGAAGCTTCCCGCCTCACAACCCACGCTAAGCTGCAAGAAGCCAGTGAGAAAACGGCTCAACCTTGGCTGTTCAATCCAGAGAACCCAGGCAAAATCCAGGTTTATGATGGTCGCACGGGGGAACCGTTCGATCGTCCAGTGACGATTGGCAAGGCATATATGCTGAAGCTGGTGCATCTCGTGGATGACAAGATTCATGCTCGTTCGACTGGCCCGTACTCGCTGGTAACGCAACAGCCCTTGGGGGGTAAGGCCCAGCAAGGCGGTCAGCGCTTCGGTGAAATGGAGGTGTGGGCTTTGGAGGCCTTTGGGGCTGCCTATATTCTGCAAGAACTCTTAACGGTGAAGTCTGACGATATGCAAGGGCGCAATGAGGCTCTCAATGCGATCGTTAAGGGTAAGGCTATTCCCCGTCCAGGAACGCCTGAATCCTTTAAGGTGCTGATGCGTGAATTGCAGTCTCTCTGTTTGGATATTGCTGCCCACAAGTTGCAAACCCAAGAAGACGGCACTAGCCGCGATGTGGAAGTAGATCTGATGGCCGATGTTGGAACGCGACGCACGCCATCTCGCCCCACCTACGAATCTATCTCTCGTGAAGAGATGGAAGAGATTGAGGAGTAA